A window of Caretta caretta isolate rCarCar2 chromosome 13, rCarCar1.hap1, whole genome shotgun sequence contains these coding sequences:
- the TCF15 gene encoding transcription factor 15 has translation MAFTMLRPVAAHMLYPDLSMLSEDEENRSESDASDQSYGCYEDLETRRKVARKPGQVVMVKQRQAANARERDRTQSVNTAFTALRTLIPTEPMDRKLSKIETLRLASSYISHLANVLLLGEGCEDGQPCFSTIYGSKGELDNKQPRSICTFCLSNQRKGGNRRELAGNCLKARGVNPMRVPRR, from the exons ATGGCGTTCACCATGCTGAGACCCGTGGCAGCTCATATGCTGTACCCAGACCTCAGCATGCTCTCTGAGGACGAGGAGAACCGGAGCGAGAGCGACGCCTCGGACCAGTCCTATGGCTGCTATGAGGACCTGGAGACCAGGAGGAAGGTGGCCAGGAAGCCAGGCCAGGTGGTGATGGTGAAGCAGAGGCAGGCGGCTAACGCCCGGGAGAGGGACCGGACGCAGAGCGTCAACACGGCCTTCACCGCCCTGCGGACCCTCATCCCCACCGAGCCCATGGATAGGAAGCTGTCCAAGATTGAGACCCTCCGCCTGGCCTCTAGCTACATCTCCCACCTGGCCAACGTGCTGCTGCTCGGAGAGGGCTGTGAGGACGGGCAGCCCTGCTTCAGCACCATCTATGGCTCCAAGGGGGAGCTGGACAACAAACAGCCCCGCAGCATCTGCACCTTCTGCCTCAGCAACCAGAGGAAAGGG GGCAACCGGAGGGAGCTTGCAGGCAACTGCCTGAAGGCACGAGGGGTGAACCCAATGCGGGTGCCGCGGAGATGA